The nucleotide window GTGGCCGAGGACTGCGAGCTGGAGATGGATGACGACGGGACGGTCCGGGTCGATGGCGCCGACGCGACCATCGAGATCCGGGGGCCCGAGGTCACCCGAGCGGTGAGCATCGTGGCCGCCAATCCCGGTGTGCGGGAGCAGATGCGCCGCCGGCAGCGAGCCTGGGCCGAGCGGCGCGGGGGTGGTGTCATCGAGGGCCGGGACATCGGCACGGTGGTCTTCCCGGACGCCGAGCTGAAGGTGTACCTCGATGCGCGCCCCGAGGTGCGAGCGTCCCGGCGGTCGAAGGAGGTCTCCGACCTCAGCTACGAGACGGTGGCCGCGGACCTCGCCCGGCGTGACGCGCTCGACCAGGGACGGGCGCACGACCCCCTGCGAGAGGCGCCGAACGCCTTCGTGGTCGATACCTCGGAGCTCGGCGTGGACGAGATCGTCGAGCGGGTGATGGAGAGGTTGGCGTGAGCGACGAAGCGCAGGGATCGCATCGCCGACCGGCCATCGAGAAGGTCAAGGCCGACCGGGAGATCATCATCCCGGAGGGTCACCGGCGCGGCGAACAGATGACCTTAGGCCAGCGGGTGATGTACCGCTTCCTGTGGTGGGTGGTGCAGATCGTGGCCCGCACGTACTTCCGGCTGTCGATCACCGGCCAGCACAAGGTGCCCGCCAGCGGCGCGTTCATCGTCTCGCCCATCCATCGCTCGAACCTCGACACCCCGGTGGTGGCAGCGATCACCCGGCGGCGCCTCCGGTACATGGGGAAGGAATCGCTCTGGAAGAGCCGTTTCGGGGCGTGGTTCCTCACCACCGCGGGCGGCTTCCCGGTGGAGCGGGCCTCGGCCGATCGGGCTGCGCTGCGAGCCTCGCTGGAGGTCCTAGAACGGGGTGAGCCCCTGGTGATGTTCCCCGAAGGCACCCGCCAGTTCGGACCCACCGTGCAGGAGATGTTCGAGGGACCGGCGTACCTGGCGATCCGCACCCAGTGCCCGATCGTGCCGGTCGGCATCGGAGGCACCGAGCGGGCGCTGGGCAAGGGCATGAAGTTCCCGCGGCCGGCGAAGATCGCCATCGTCGTCGGCGATCCGCTCATGCCCCCTCCGAAGGGGGAGAGCGGTCGGGTGTCACGCCGGGCCACCCGGGAGCTGACTGCCCGCCTGGGTGAGGAGATCCAGCGGCTCTTCGACGAGGCGCAGGCCCGCGCCGGGCACCCGAACCCGGTGTCCGGGTAGCGCACCGGCCAGGGGCGTTCAAAACAGGCGCGCCTGGCGGGTCAGCTCACGCACGAGGGGCTCGAAGTGCTCGAGCGGCAACGTGTCGTAGCCCGGGTCGAATGCGGTCTGGTCCCACTGGTCTGCGAACTGCTCGGCCAAGGCGAAGGTCTCAGGGTCGAGTTCGGCCCGGTGGCGTTCGCGGGCGTCCGGGTCCCCTCCGAAGTGGTGGTAGTAGTGCCGGCCCTGGAAGTCCTGGTGGACCCGGATCATGTCGTAGACCGCCGGGCGGACATAGGGCCGGATCATCTCTGCGGCGATCGCCGGGTGGTTGGGCACGCTGATCGCCTTGCCCGCGTCGTGCATCAGCGATGCGAAGACCACCTCGGGATCGGCGCCGTCGCGCTCGGCCCGGGTGGCGGTCTGCAGGCAGTGGGTGAGCTGGTC belongs to Rhabdothermincola sediminis and includes:
- a CDS encoding lysophospholipid acyltransferase family protein translates to MSDEAQGSHRRPAIEKVKADREIIIPEGHRRGEQMTLGQRVMYRFLWWVVQIVARTYFRLSITGQHKVPASGAFIVSPIHRSNLDTPVVAAITRRRLRYMGKESLWKSRFGAWFLTTAGGFPVERASADRAALRASLEVLERGEPLVMFPEGTRQFGPTVQEMFEGPAYLAIRTQCPIVPVGIGGTERALGKGMKFPRPAKIAIVVGDPLMPPPKGESGRVSRRATRELTARLGEEIQRLFDEAQARAGHPNPVSG
- the cmk gene encoding (d)CMP kinase gives rise to the protein MRVIAIDGPAGSGKSTVARALAQKLGLDYLDTGAMYRAVTFAALRRGIDPDDGERVARVAEDCELEMDDDGTVRVDGADATIEIRGPEVTRAVSIVAANPGVREQMRRRQRAWAERRGGGVIEGRDIGTVVFPDAELKVYLDARPEVRASRRSKEVSDLSYETVAADLARRDALDQGRAHDPLREAPNAFVVDTSELGVDEIVERVMERLA
- a CDS encoding HD domain-containing protein; this encodes MAETSFTRMDRSTAEQWAVIGAETAKNQARVADRMLDLLRSLSSITDGFATDQLTHCLQTATRAERDGADPEVVFASLMHDAGKAISVPNHPAIAAEMIRPYVRPAVYDMIRVHQDFQGRHYYHHFGGDPDARERHRAELDPETFALAEQFADQWDQTAFDPGYDTLPLEHFEPLVRELTRQARLF